A window of Desulfurella sp. contains these coding sequences:
- a CDS encoding ferredoxin family protein, whose translation MRIEDKLYLVGYNVDEEGSHLGVSDPEACKKCQGRPCTYVCPASVYTYDEEEQKLSINYDACVECGTCRIACDYITWRYPRGGFGVAYKFG comes from the coding sequence ATGAGAATTGAAGATAAATTATATTTAGTAGGTTATAATGTAGACGAAGAAGGTTCTCATTTAGGTGTAAGTGATCCTGAAGCATGCAAAAAATGTCAGGGTAGGCCCTGTACATATGTGTGTCCAGCCAGTGTTTATACTTATGATGAAGAAGAACAAAAGTTATCTATAAACTATGATGCATGCGTGGAGTGTGGTACTTGCAGGATAGCCTGTGATTATATTACCTGGAGATACCCAAGAGGTGGTTTTGGAGTTGCATATAAATTTGGATAG
- a CDS encoding citrate (Si)-synthase, translating to MSFLKEKLAEKIAQHRPRTTRLLKEFGNVKIDEVTISQAIGGMRGIKSLVTDISYLDPEEGIRFRGYTIPEVLEKLPKVPGAEMPYVEGHFYLLLTGDVPTEKEVKEVAEEFKKRRALPEYVKDTLKAMPRDTHPMTMFAAGILAMQRESKFAAYYNAGKFNKNTAWEPMFEDAMDLMAKLPSLGAYIYRMKYKSDTHIPSNPDLDFGGDFANMMGIDKPYDDVARLYFILHSDHESGNVSAHTAHLVASALSDAYYAYSAAMCGLAGPLHGLANQEVLKWIQETIDKKLGGKVPTKEELKKFVEETLSSGQVIPGYGHAVLRKTDPRYMAQREFALKHMPDDPIFQVVSMLYEVVPPILSSLGKVKDPWPNVDAHSGCIQWHYGVVEYDFYTVLFGIGRALGVLANLVWDRALGYAIERPKSVTTDMLEKWAGIK from the coding sequence ATGTCCTTTTTAAAGGAAAAATTAGCTGAGAAAATCGCTCAGCACAGACCACGCACTACTAGGCTTCTCAAAGAGTTTGGTAATGTAAAAATTGACGAGGTTACTATCTCGCAGGCTATTGGTGGGATGAGAGGTATTAAGTCTTTGGTAACTGATATTTCTTACCTGGACCCAGAAGAAGGAATTAGATTTCGTGGTTACACAATCCCAGAAGTATTAGAAAAATTGCCAAAAGTTCCAGGTGCAGAGATGCCTTATGTTGAAGGTCATTTTTATTTACTGCTAACAGGTGATGTCCCAACAGAAAAAGAAGTTAAAGAAGTAGCAGAAGAGTTCAAAAAAAGAAGAGCTTTGCCTGAGTATGTAAAAGATACTCTAAAAGCTATGCCAAGGGATACTCACCCAATGACCATGTTTGCAGCTGGCATTTTAGCAATGCAAAGAGAGTCAAAATTTGCAGCATACTACAACGCTGGTAAATTTAACAAAAACACAGCGTGGGAACCAATGTTTGAAGATGCAATGGATCTGATGGCAAAGTTACCTTCACTTGGTGCATATATATATAGAATGAAATATAAAAGTGATACACATATACCATCAAACCCTGATCTTGATTTTGGTGGTGATTTTGCAAACATGATGGGTATTGATAAACCATACGATGATGTTGCAAGATTGTATTTTATACTGCACTCAGATCATGAAAGTGGCAATGTTTCGGCTCATACTGCTCACCTTGTGGCATCAGCATTATCTGATGCATACTATGCATATTCTGCTGCTATGTGCGGTCTTGCTGGGCCATTGCATGGTCTTGCAAACCAGGAAGTATTAAAATGGATACAAGAAACTATAGATAAGAAACTAGGTGGAAAGGTTCCAACCAAAGAAGAATTGAAGAAATTCGTAGAAGAAACACTATCAAGCGGTCAGGTAATACCAGGATATGGTCATGCAGTTCTAAGAAAAACAGACCCACGCTATATGGCCCAAAGGGAATTTGCACTTAAGCATATGCCAGATGACCCAATCTTCCAGGTTGTTTCAATGCTTTATGAAGTAGTTCCACCGATTTTGTCTTCACTTGGCAAAGTAAAGGATCCATGGCCAAATGTTGATGCACATTCTGGTTGCATCCAGTGGCATTATGGTGTTGTAGAGTATGATTTCTACACAGTATTGTTTGGTATCGGAAGAGCATTAGGTGTTCTTGCCAACCTTGTCTGGGATAGAGCACTTGGATATGCAATTGAAAGACCAAAATCTGTTACTACAGATATGCTTGAGAAATGGGCAGGAATTAAGTAA